The Arachis hypogaea cultivar Tifrunner chromosome 19, arahy.Tifrunner.gnm2.J5K5, whole genome shotgun sequence genome has a window encoding:
- the LOC112779926 gene encoding germin-like protein subfamily 3 member 2 — protein MLNEVSVLLLLLVFIIAAMASDPDPVMDFCIAKSPENVFECKNSSAATIEDFTFSGIKFPGNFKKTGFSSVAVNSNVFPGLNTLGVSFVRADFDVGGINVPHYHPRATEVAFVLEGKIYSGFVDTKNKVFAKVLEKGEVMVFPRGMLHFQLNVGDGPATILGSFDSQNPGLMRIPNAVFGSDIKVELLEKAFGLNSKELAKLKKKFSS, from the coding sequence ATGTTGAATGAAGTTTCAGTGCTGTTACTTCTTTTGGTATTCATTATTGCTGCTATGGCTTCTGATCCAGATCCAGTGATGGACTTCTGCATAGCCAAATCACCAGAAAACGTCTTCGAATGCAAGAACTCGTCCGCGGCAACCATAGAAGATTTCACCTTCTCTGGGATAAAGTTTCCAGGGAACTTCAAAAAAACTGGTTTTTCTTCTGTGGCTGTGAATTCAAATGTGTTTCCGGGTTTGAACACACTGGGGGTGTCATTTGTGAGAGCAGATTTTGATGTTGGTGGTATCAATGTTCCTCACTACCATCCAAGAGCAACAGAGGTTGCTTTTGTGCTGGAGGGGAAGATTTATTCAGGATTTGTCGACACGAAGAACAAGGTTTTTGCCAAAGTTCTGGAGAAAGGGGAGGTAATGGTTTTTCCAAGAGGAATGCTGCATTTTCAGTTGAATGTTGGAGATGGCCCTGCTACTATTTTGGGAAGCTTTGATAGCCAGAATCCTGGTTTGATGAGAATTCCAAATGCAGTTTTTGGTTCTGATATAAAGGTGGAGCTTTTGGAGAAGGCTTTTGGATTGAATTCTAAGGAGCTTGCTAAGTTGAAGAAGAAGTTTTCTTCTTAG
- the LOC112777427 gene encoding lipoyl synthase 1, chloroplastic isoform X1, giving the protein MIQQSLFNRSSISFSAPLPTTSRKRCGFLNPIRCDATDSSLSPSPASIPAPPKLMESERKSGSYPGGLGPYTGRDPNVKKPLWLRQRAPQGERFQEIKESLSHLKLNTVCEEAQCPNIGECWNGGGDGIATATIMVLGDTCTRGCRFCAVKTSRNPAPPDPMEPENTAKAVASWGVDYIVLTSVDRDDLPDGGSGHFAQTVKAMKNLKPEIMVECLTSDFRGDLKAVETLVHSGLDVFAHNIETVKRLQRIVRDPRAGYEQSLSVLKHAKHSKEGMITKTSIMLGLGETDHEVKEVMADLRAIDVDILTFGQYLQMSLLQPTPLHLTVKEYVTPEKFAFWKEYGESIGFRYVASGPLVRSSYRAGELFVQTMVREKAKTAGDSSS; this is encoded by the exons ATGATTCAGCAGTCGCTTTTCAACCGTTCTTCAATCTCTTTCTCCGCCCCACTTCCCACCACATCCCGAAAACGCTGCGGTTTCCTCAACCCGATTCGATGCGACGCCACGGATTCATCGCTTTCTCCGTCGCCGGCGTCGATTCCCGCCCCGCCAAAGCTGATGGAATCGGAGCGCAAGAGCGGGTCCTACCCTGGTGGGTTGGGCCCTTACACTGGCAGAGACCCCAATGTTAAGAAGCCACTGTGGCTGCGGCAGAGAGCTCCCCAAGGCGAAAGGTTCCAAGAGATTAAGGAATCTTTGTCCCATTTGAAGCTCAACACTGTTTGCGAGGAAGCTCAGTGCCCCAACATTGGAGAG TGTTGGAATGGAGGTGGGGATGGTATTGCAACTGCAACAATCATGGTTCTTGGGGACACTTGCACCCGTGGATGTAGATTCTGTGCTGTCAAGACTAGCAGAAACCCTGCTCCTCCTGATCCTATGGAACCAGAAAATACTGCAAAGGCTGTTGCTAGTTGGGG TGTTGATTATATTGTCCTAACAAGTGTCGACCGTGATGACCTACCTGATGGAGGAAGTGGGCATTTTGCTCAGACTGTTAAAGCTATGAAG AATCTCAAACCTGAGATCATGGTTGAGTGTTTAACCTCTGATTTTCGGGGTGATCTGAAAGCTGTTGAAACTCTGGTTCACTCTGGATTAGATGTCTTTGCTCACAACATTGAGACAGTCAAACGGCTTCAAAGAATTGTTAGAGATCCTAGGGCTGG GTATGAGCAAAGCTTGTCAGTTCTAAAGCATGCAAAACATAGCAAAGAGGGAATGATAACAAAAACCTCTATAATGCTGGGCCTTGGAGAAACTGATCATGAGGTGAAAGAAGTGATGGCTGATTTAAGGGCCATAGATGTTGATATTCTGACATTTGGTCAGTATTTGCAG ATGTCATTGTTGCAGCCGACTCCCTTGCACTTGACTGTCAAAGAGTATGTTACACCGGAGAAGTTCGCTTTCTGGAAAGAGTATGGGGAGTCTATCGGTTTTCGTTATGTAGCCAGTGGGCCACTG GTTCGATCGTCGTACAGGGCTGGAGAGCTATTTGTCCAGACAATGGTACGCGAAAAAGCCAAGACCGCTGGTGACTCGTCGTCCTGA
- the LOC112777427 gene encoding lipoyl synthase 1, chloroplastic isoform X2, protein MIQQSLFNRSSISFSAPLPTTSRKRCGFLNPIRCDATDSSLSPSPASIPAPPKLMESERKSGSYPGGLGPYTGRDPNVKKPLWLRQRAPQGERFQEIKESLSHLKLNTVCEEAQCPNIGECWNGGGDGIATATIMVLGDTCTRGCRFCAVKTSRNPAPPDPMEPENTAKAVASWGVDYIVLTSVDRDDLPDGGSGHFAQTVKAMKNLKPEIMVECLTSDFRGDLKAVETLVHSGLDVFAHNIETVKRLQRIVRDPRAGYEQSLSVLKHAKHSKEGMITKTSIMLGLGETDHEVKEVMADLRAIDVDILTFGQYLQPTPLHLTVKEYVTPEKFAFWKEYGESIGFRYVASGPLVRSSYRAGELFVQTMVREKAKTAGDSSS, encoded by the exons ATGATTCAGCAGTCGCTTTTCAACCGTTCTTCAATCTCTTTCTCCGCCCCACTTCCCACCACATCCCGAAAACGCTGCGGTTTCCTCAACCCGATTCGATGCGACGCCACGGATTCATCGCTTTCTCCGTCGCCGGCGTCGATTCCCGCCCCGCCAAAGCTGATGGAATCGGAGCGCAAGAGCGGGTCCTACCCTGGTGGGTTGGGCCCTTACACTGGCAGAGACCCCAATGTTAAGAAGCCACTGTGGCTGCGGCAGAGAGCTCCCCAAGGCGAAAGGTTCCAAGAGATTAAGGAATCTTTGTCCCATTTGAAGCTCAACACTGTTTGCGAGGAAGCTCAGTGCCCCAACATTGGAGAG TGTTGGAATGGAGGTGGGGATGGTATTGCAACTGCAACAATCATGGTTCTTGGGGACACTTGCACCCGTGGATGTAGATTCTGTGCTGTCAAGACTAGCAGAAACCCTGCTCCTCCTGATCCTATGGAACCAGAAAATACTGCAAAGGCTGTTGCTAGTTGGGG TGTTGATTATATTGTCCTAACAAGTGTCGACCGTGATGACCTACCTGATGGAGGAAGTGGGCATTTTGCTCAGACTGTTAAAGCTATGAAG AATCTCAAACCTGAGATCATGGTTGAGTGTTTAACCTCTGATTTTCGGGGTGATCTGAAAGCTGTTGAAACTCTGGTTCACTCTGGATTAGATGTCTTTGCTCACAACATTGAGACAGTCAAACGGCTTCAAAGAATTGTTAGAGATCCTAGGGCTGG GTATGAGCAAAGCTTGTCAGTTCTAAAGCATGCAAAACATAGCAAAGAGGGAATGATAACAAAAACCTCTATAATGCTGGGCCTTGGAGAAACTGATCATGAGGTGAAAGAAGTGATGGCTGATTTAAGGGCCATAGATGTTGATATTCTGACATTTGGTCAGTATTTGCAG CCGACTCCCTTGCACTTGACTGTCAAAGAGTATGTTACACCGGAGAAGTTCGCTTTCTGGAAAGAGTATGGGGAGTCTATCGGTTTTCGTTATGTAGCCAGTGGGCCACTG GTTCGATCGTCGTACAGGGCTGGAGAGCTATTTGTCCAGACAATGGTACGCGAAAAAGCCAAGACCGCTGGTGACTCGTCGTCCTGA
- the LOC112777426 gene encoding uncharacterized protein produces MAGNTRFDLSATSPEEPVFRGTFLNGQRGILMNGSLDRSASFCDGNEGQVCSTVSRGNYTSTGDPAPVAQYLILDPITMGDQKYTRSGELRRVLGITFGSTREDCAFGTANLKHPPPVATEELKRFKASVQEASARARYRSKRLDESLHKLKCWEALNMKKQLRNEILTNERLGGGPHFLKMGSQTHRNPSEHVNQRLEDRPKNVILNKRIRTSATEIRAEGQSTSCMRQPLAVGKDRDNMKDSSRGCDTVEEKMRKLPAGGETWDKKMKRKRSMGTFFSRSNDGEGELKRVMHLKLTNESGMQSSDAQGLRSGYTVGNSKLDVASLSTISIACATAKNEQEKVSRDSMDGLNNERDAHKGSKFNVRDNNYTGGTYALPKGKASRAPRTAPLMAGNSSSVSHSSETLETWEQPSSTNKPHLVTINRKRPLPAGSSSSPMAQWVGQRPQKISRTRRANVVSPVLNCDEVQVSLEGCSPVDVGTRMTFTTVSKDAVNIIKEGRVKHENVSSPTRLSESEESVAGENGECKLNEKGLGSNDVDERAINNSYNLSSPALATKKKKMPGKEIGDGLRRQGRSNRGASVSKNGISPVKEKLEIATLTKPIRSMKHSSEKNGSKSGRPPLKKSCDRKTITRNGLPSTSDSPDIAGESDDDREELLAAANFASNASYIGCSSSFWKKLEPYFGPVNLEDIAYLKHLVKSTEEDHRCLSQMLGLGNDALDERTHTDNILSPGSLSGERERRVLNQTDSIKMSLMADMLDQHVDASFLSRQMVTEGNKVPPLYQRVLAALIIDDQIEETVGDGNMSFSEYEFNSNMVSCNGNASLTNGTAHGHEGDVFLQQMHQGPLHPRTEKLDMLSENGIPDMHRVSCSSSFNCDYEQLGVDDRILLELQSVGLYPDPVPGLADGDCEAIDQDILQLQKELHQQVTEKGKGLMKLIPAVEEGREMEQRALEQVAMEKLVELAYKKKLATRGSSAARNGLTKVAKPVALAFMKRTLARCRKFVETGRSCFLEPVFKDVLFASPARNGNAGPVLAVNLPQTLNSQQDHAFSGLFPCKEQDVLGNLDNPSDQDFARTGPILNRGKKKEVLLDDVSGCAALRSESTLGNSFMGGAKGKRSGRERDKGTSARNSASKGGRGERKTKAKPKQKSAQLSTSGIGSHSQLMENNNTEHKLASGSNEPTSSGSNKKSKVGSASHVSIDPEEPMDFANLHELDPMELGVDSELNGHQDLDSWLNIDEDGLQDDAVGLDIPMDDLSDLNMLL; encoded by the exons ATGGCTGGAAATACTAGATTTGATTTAAGTGCTACTAGTCCAGAGGAACCAGTTTTCAGGGGGACCTTTCTGAATGGACAGAGAGGGATTCTGATGAATGGCAGTTTGGACAGGTCTGCAAGCTTTTGTGACGGTAATGAGGGGCAGGTATGTTCTACTGTGTCCCGGGGAAATTATACTTCTACAGGAGATCCAGCTCCAGTAGCTCAGTATTTAATATTGGATCCGATAACCATGGGAGATCAAAAATATACTAGGTCTGGTGAGTTGAGGCGAGTCCTAGGGATAACTTTTGGTAGCACCCGTGAAGATTGTGCTTTTGGAACTGCTAATTTGAAGCATCCCCCTCCTGTGGCTACAGAGGAACTGAAGCGATTCAAAGCAAGTGTGCAAGAGGCTTCTGCGCGAGCTAG ATATAGATCAAAAAGGTTGGATGAATCCTTACATAAATTGAAGTGTTGGGAGGCTTTAAACATGAAGAAACAACTTAGGAATGAGATATTGACAAATGAAAGGCTAGGCGGTGGGCCACATTTCTTGAAGATGGGAAGTCAGACTCATAGGAATCCATCAGAGCATGTGAATCAAAGACTAGAGGACAGGCCTAAGAATGTCATTCTGAATAAGCGCATACGTACATCAGCTACTGAAATTCGG GCTGAAGGACAAAGTACTAGCTGTATGAGGCAGCCTTTGGCTGTTGGAAAGGATAGAGACAATATGAAGGATAGTAGCAGAGGTTGTGACACTGTTGAAGAGAAGATGCGAAAATTACCTGCAGGTGGAGAAACATGGGACAAAAAAATGAAACGAAAACGTTCCATGGGCACTTTTTTCTCCAGATCCAATGATGGTGAGGGAGAACTTAAAAGGGTTATGCATCTAAAGCTAACTAATGAGTCTGGTATGCAGTCTTCTGATGCCCAAGGTTTGAG GTCAGGATATACTGTCGGTAATAGCAAGCTTGATGTAGCTTCCCTGTCTACTATTTCCATTGCATGTGCAACTGCCAAGAATGAGCAAGAAAAGGTCTCAAGGGATTCAATGGATGGATTAAATAATGAACGAGATGCACATAAAGGAAGCAA GTTTAATGTTCGTGATAATAATTACACAGGTGGTACTTATGCATTGCCAAAAGGAAAGGCTTCAAGGGCTCCACGAACTGCTCCTTTGATGGCCGGAAACTCATCATCTGTATCTCATTCTTCTGAAACGCTTGAAACCTGGGAACAACCTTCAAGTACGAACAAGCCTCATTTAGTAACTATCAATCGTAAGCGTCCTCTGCCTGCTGGATCTTCTTCATCCCCTATGGCCCAATGGGTTGGGCAGAGACCTCAAAAGATCTCTCGCACTCGAAGAGCCAATGTGGTATCCCCTGTCTTGAATTGTGATGAAGTGCAGGTGTCATTGGAAGGCTGTTCCCCTGTGGATGTTGGTACTAGGATGACTTTTACTACAGTTTCCAAGGATGCTGTGAACATCATTAAAGAAGGTAGAGTGAAACACGAAAATGTTTCTTCCCCAACTAGATTATCTGAAAGTGAAGAATCAGTTGCTGGGGAAAATGGTGAATGTAAACTAAATGAGAAAGGTTTGGGAAGTAATGATGTCGATGAAAGAGCCATAAATAATTCATATAATTTAAGTTCCCCTGCGTTagcaacgaaaaagaaaaaaatgccagGCAAAGAGATTGGAGATGGTTTGCGTAGACAGGGCAGGAGTAACAGGGGTGCATCAGTGTCAAAGAATGGCATCTCACCAGTGAAAGAAAAGCTGGAGATCGCAACCTTGACAAAGCCAATTAGAAGTATGAAGCATTCTTCTGAAAAGAATGGAAG TAAATCAGGGCGTCCTCCATTGAAGAAATCATGTGATAGGAAAACTATTACTCGCAATGGGCTTCCATCAACTAGTGATTCCCCAGATATCGCAG GTGAGTCAGATGATGACCGAGAGGAACTTTTAGCTGCTGCAAATTTCGCAAGTAATGCCAGCT ATATTGGTTGTTCTAGTTCGTTTTGGAAGAAGCTTGAACCTTATTTTGGTCCTGTCAATTTGGAGGACATAGCTTACTTGAAGCACCTG GTTAAGTCAACAGAGGAGGATCACAGATGTTTGTCTCAAATGCTCGGCCTTGGAAATGATGCCCTG GATGAACGTACACATACAGATAACATTCTCTCACCAGGTTCTCTCtctggagaaagagaaagaagagtcTTAAATCAAACTGATTCAATAAAGATGTCCTTGATGGCTGACATGCTTGATCAGCATGTTGATGCTAGTTTTTTAAGCAGACAAATGGTAACAGAAGGAAACAAAGTTCCCCCACTGTACCAGAGGGTACTGGCAGCTCTGATTATTGATGACCAAATTGAAGAAACTGTTGGAGATGGGAATATGTCTTTCTCTGAATATGAATTCAATTCTAACATGGTTTCTTGTAATGGGAATGCTAGCCTTACTAATGGCACAGCCCACGGTCATGAAGGTGACGTGTTTTTACAACAAATGCACCAGGGACCATTGCATCCAAGGACTGAAAAGCTCGACATGTTATCTGAAAATGGTATACCAGATATGCATAGGGTTTCTTGTTCATCATCTTTCAATTGTGATTATGAGCAATTGGGTGTGGATGATAGAATCTTACTGGAGCTGCAGAGTGTTGGCCTTTATCCAGATCCAGTG CCTGGTCTTGCTGATGGAGATTGCGAAGCTATTGATCAAGATATTCTTCAATTACAGAAGGAACTTCACCAACAG GTCACTGAAAAAGGAAAGGGCTTAATGAAACTCATTCCAGCAGTAGAAGAGGGCAGGGAAATGGAACAACG AGCCCTTGAGCAAGTTGCTATGGAAAAACTTGTTGAGTTGGCTTATAAGAAGAAGCTG GCCACCCGTGGAAGTAGTGCCGCAAGAAATGGCCTTACTAAGGTTGCAAAGCCAGTTGCTTTGGCTTTCATGAAGAGGACACTAGCTAGATGCAGGAAATTTGTGGAAACTGGGAGGAGTTGCTTTCTGGAGCCTGTCTTTAAAGATGTGCTATTTGCTTCTCCTGCCCGTAATGGCAATGCTGGACCGGTCCTTGCTGTAAATCTACCACAAACTCTAAACTCTCAGCAAGATCATGCCTTTTCAG GTTTGTTTCCTTGCAAGGAACAGGATGTGTTGGGAAATCTAGACAATCCCTCTGACCAGGATTTTGCCAGAACTGGACCAATACTAAACAGAGGGAAGAAAAAGGAAGTGCTACTTGATGATGTTAGTGGCTGTGCTGCTTTGAGATCTGAGTCAACTCTTGGCAATTCTTTCATGGGTGGAGCAAAGGGAAAAAGGAGCGGAAGAGAGAGAGACAAAGGCACTTCTGCAAGAAACTCTGCCTCAAAAGGCGGCCGGGGTGAGCGTAAAACCAAAGCAAAGCCCAAACAGAAGTCAGCTCAACTATCCACTTCTGGAATTGGATCTCATAGCCAGTTGATGGAAAATAACAACACTGAGCATAAATTGGCTTCTGGCTCTAATGAACCAACTTCCAGTGGTAGCAACAAGAAAAGCAAAGTGGGTTCTGCATCTCATGTGTCCATTGACCCTGAGGAGCCTATGGATTTTGCAAACTTGCATGAATTAGACCCCATGGAACTAGGTGTAGATAGTGAACTTAATGGGCATCAAGACCTGGACTCGTGGTTGAACATTGATGAGGATGGTTTACAAGATGATGCAGTGGGCTTGGATATACCAATGGATGATTTGTCTGATTTGAATATGCTTCTATGA
- the LOC140182430 gene encoding uncharacterized protein: MATMSNDELLEILSWLPAKAIYKLKSSSKFFSELPKTPYFVAKQAENSLEKDRPSCFFVQRDDNLNHNVELHPLPGEELSSGVPKNMLRFIVRSRLKILSSSNGLLLCLHGTELFIINPATDLLHIPLPNHLQQRGNLAHSFSMTLECNSDDYMLILFDNEEWSSHFDCHVYSHKQGAWSLRKNRLYAGSRDLKFGMPVICNGAIHFISDCYSYLAEDSTHFRPYIISYEITNGDEDESVETKLLRVPKEARRGSHNDSCNMNIFKWGAVAGYQTIYLVRLRKRVFTVWILTNYESTSWRRILKVRVKGMGLME; this comes from the coding sequence ATGGCAACAATGTCTAATGATGAATTATTAGAGATATTATCTTGGTTACCTGCAAAAGCAATCTACAaactcaaatcttcttcaaaattctttTCAGAGCTTCCAAAAACTCCATACTTTGTAGCAAAACAAGCAGAAAACTCATTGGAGAAAGATCGTCCTTCATGCTTCTTCGTTCAAAGAGATGACAATCTGAATCACAACGTCGAGTTGCATCCTTTGCCGGGAGAGGAACTTTCCTCCGGCGTCCCTAAAAACATGCTACGATTCATCGTGCGCTCGCGGCTCAAGATTCTAAGCTCAAGCAACGGTTTACTCCTTTGTCTTCATGGAACAGAATTATTTATCATCAATCCAGCAACTGACCTTTTACACATTCCCCTCCCCAACCACTTGCAGCAGCGAGGGAATCTTGCTCATAGTTTCTCCATGACACTGGAATGCAACTCTGATGATTACATGTTGATTCTCTTTGACAACGAAGAATGGAGTTCACATTTTGATTGCCATGTTTATAGTCATAAACAAGGTGCTTGGAGCTTAAGGAAGAACCGTTTATATGCTGGATCTAGAGATTTAAAATTTGGCATGCCTGTGATTTGCAATGGCGCCATTCACTTCATCTCGGATTGCTACAGTTATCTTGCTGAAGATAGCACCCATTTTAGACCTTATATCATATCTTATGAAATCACGAACGGCGATGAAGATGAAAGTGTTGAAACCAAGTTATTAAGGGTTCCTAAAGAAGCAAGAAGGGGCTCCCATAATGACAGTTGCAATATGAATATTTTCAAATGGGGAGCAGTTGCTGGCTATCAAACTATTTACTTAGTGAGATTAAGAAAGCGTGTGTTTACGGTTTGGATTCTAACAAACTATGAATCGACTTCGTGGAGAAGGATCTTGAAGGTGAGAGTAAAAGGAATGGGTTTAATGGAATAG